In one Butyrivibrio proteoclasticus B316 genomic region, the following are encoded:
- a CDS encoding carbohydrate ABC transporter permease, which translates to MNSRNIKTKCSYVIMGLGQFLYGQRIKGMLYMAVLALYLWYLFTVGFGDMAGFFTLGTVEGDPWLGTKGDDSIIMMLRGILAFLILISVIVFYLSNIKDVKNTEKLVEQGKPVPGFLASLMLFVDKKFYVVALFLPVAGVALFNVLPIIFMILIAFTNYGGDIVPPKLVDWIGFGNFIQIFSLSGIKDTFLKILGWNVIWAVCATTLNYFGGLFLALLLNKKCVRGKTFWRAFPILAYAVPGFITLLGFKFMFSYGGPINYYLKVMGLAPVGFLDIDAGWKARIIGLLVNAWISIPTSMLLATGILSNMNNELYEAASLDGAGRWKQFTKLTLPFVVFSTTPTLITSFVGNFNNFGVFYFLRGGLYLDDYFLASDTDLLINWLYNLSIDNNYYGIGAAVSLIIFIITSVISLVTYVNSSAFKKEDTFR; encoded by the coding sequence ATGAATTCAAGAAATATTAAGACAAAATGCTCCTACGTTATAATGGGACTTGGGCAATTCCTGTACGGGCAGAGAATAAAGGGAATGCTTTATATGGCAGTACTTGCCTTATATTTGTGGTATCTTTTTACCGTCGGATTTGGAGATATGGCAGGTTTTTTTACCCTTGGAACTGTGGAGGGTGATCCATGGCTTGGCACAAAGGGTGATGATTCTATCATCATGATGTTAAGGGGAATACTGGCATTTCTGATACTTATTTCAGTAATCGTGTTTTATCTCTCTAACATAAAAGATGTTAAGAACACAGAAAAGCTAGTGGAGCAGGGCAAGCCTGTTCCCGGCTTTTTAGCATCATTGATGCTGTTTGTGGATAAAAAGTTTTATGTTGTGGCTCTGTTTCTTCCGGTTGCGGGAGTTGCACTGTTCAACGTGCTTCCTATTATTTTCATGATCCTTATTGCCTTTACAAATTATGGTGGGGATATCGTTCCTCCCAAGCTAGTGGACTGGATAGGATTTGGGAATTTTATACAGATCTTTTCCCTGTCAGGAATAAAGGATACCTTTCTAAAGATACTTGGATGGAATGTGATCTGGGCAGTGTGCGCAACGACTCTTAACTATTTTGGAGGATTATTTCTGGCACTTCTTCTAAATAAGAAATGTGTTAGGGGAAAGACCTTTTGGAGAGCCTTCCCTATTCTTGCATACGCCGTTCCGGGATTTATTACCCTTTTGGGATTCAAGTTCATGTTCTCTTATGGCGGACCTATCAATTACTACCTGAAAGTTATGGGACTTGCGCCGGTGGGATTTTTGGATATTGATGCCGGATGGAAAGCTAGAATTATAGGTCTTTTAGTTAATGCCTGGATATCAATACCTACTTCAATGTTGCTGGCTACAGGAATACTTTCAAACATGAACAATGAACTCTATGAGGCTGCCAGCCTCGACGGAGCAGGAAGATGGAAGCAGTTTACAAAGCTCACACTTCCTTTTGTGGTGTTTTCTACAACGCCAACACTGATCACCAGCTTTGTAGGGAATTTCAACAACTTTGGTGTATTCTACTTTCTAAGGGGAGGCCTTTATTTGGATGATTATTTCCTTGCAAGTGATACAGACCTTCTCATTAACTGGCTCTATAACCTCTCTATTGACAATAATTACTATGGAATAGGCGCGGCAGTCAGCCTTATCATTTTCATTATTACTTCGGTGATTTCTCTGGTAACATACGTTAATTCATCAGCATTTAAAAAGGAGGATACTTTCAGATGA
- a CDS encoding sugar ABC transporter substrate-binding protein, which yields MKGLKNAFALLLISSLGVCMTACGSDNVKQVKSAADSANGEVITLRILENDTAKQEGYLDELLSAFNEAYKDKGIQAVDANMEEYSNLAENGPYGYGPDVLYQANDKLMAYAEDKHILALNRDDFECASLIPEEAWDAFTIAVDGKQYTCAIPVNVQEPMLFYRKDKLPEDWESQWDEDGDKTPDFLQNWSSLYQYSQQIVETSDGQNYGLVASCKDLYMMAQFDFSYGGYVFGKDENGLTNAEDVGFGKGDAAKGMLGLRQFAGLMNEECIDDSISQNRYAKVADGTYFCSISTPDTYVLFHDRLADVYKAEGSSDEEADQKATENLGMVELPGKMPADGDLSKKGDTVDTVVMGGVNGYGISAYTEHREACIEFVNFATSREMIKRRAEILGVAPTRSDVAEEMGGTTSMIFESLNAGHISLMPSVKAVDQIWDPMGTLLSDVAKDAFREKKGETVKYADEASMQEALDKASKSIYDAIYTLSN from the coding sequence ATGAAAGGTTTAAAAAATGCGTTCGCACTGCTTTTAATATCATCACTTGGTGTTTGCATGACAGCGTGTGGAAGTGATAACGTCAAGCAGGTTAAGTCAGCAGCTGATTCTGCAAATGGTGAGGTGATCACACTGCGTATTCTTGAAAATGATACTGCCAAGCAGGAGGGATACCTTGATGAACTCTTGTCCGCTTTTAATGAAGCGTATAAAGATAAAGGAATTCAGGCGGTTGATGCGAACATGGAGGAATATAGCAACCTTGCTGAAAACGGCCCTTATGGCTACGGCCCTGATGTGCTTTATCAGGCCAACGATAAGCTGATGGCCTACGCAGAAGATAAGCACATTCTGGCTCTTAACAGGGATGATTTTGAGTGTGCAAGCCTTATCCCGGAAGAAGCCTGGGATGCCTTTACCATAGCAGTTGATGGCAAACAGTACACTTGCGCCATTCCTGTTAATGTTCAGGAGCCCATGCTCTTTTATAGAAAAGATAAGCTGCCTGAAGACTGGGAATCACAGTGGGATGAGGATGGGGACAAGACTCCGGATTTCCTTCAGAACTGGAGCAGTTTGTACCAGTATTCCCAGCAAATTGTGGAGACATCTGATGGCCAGAACTATGGACTTGTTGCCTCCTGCAAGGATCTTTATATGATGGCACAGTTTGACTTTTCCTATGGCGGATATGTTTTTGGAAAAGATGAAAATGGCCTTACAAATGCAGAGGATGTCGGCTTTGGTAAAGGTGATGCTGCCAAGGGGATGTTAGGTCTTCGCCAGTTTGCAGGCCTTATGAATGAAGAGTGCATTGATGATTCTATTTCTCAGAACAGATATGCCAAGGTAGCTGATGGTACATATTTTTGCTCTATTTCAACTCCGGATACATATGTTCTTTTCCATGACAGGCTTGCAGATGTATATAAAGCTGAGGGAAGTAGCGATGAAGAAGCTGACCAGAAAGCTACTGAGAATCTGGGAATGGTTGAACTTCCTGGAAAAATGCCGGCTGATGGGGACTTAAGTAAAAAAGGAGATACCGTTGATACTGTAGTAATGGGTGGCGTTAACGGCTATGGAATCAGTGCTTATACAGAACACAGAGAAGCCTGCATTGAGTTCGTAAACTTTGCTACAAGTAGAGAAATGATAAAGAGAAGAGCAGAGATTCTTGGAGTTGCGCCAACAAGGTCAGATGTAGCAGAGGAAATGGGTGGAACAACAAGTATGATCTTTGAAAGTCTTAATGCCGGACATATAAGTCTTATGCCGTCTGTTAAGGCTGTTGATCAGATATGGGATCCGATGGGTACCCTTCTTAGTGATGTTGCCAAGGATGCCTTTAGAGAGAAAAAAGGTGAAACTGTCAAATATGCAGATGAAGCTTCCATGCAGGAAGCGCTGGATAAGGCATCAAAGAGTATCTACGATGCTATTTATACTTTGTCTAATTAA
- a CDS encoding glycoside hydrolase family 13 protein, which yields MNQFALLHITDSEYCFPVSENEIVIRLRTAKNDIERAYIIYESKYVIGNSQQKLQMKKELSGELYDYYSIRLKLEDTRLAYVFYLYDGKEYYYFSEDGATLTYDFTKGFYNFFQYPYINSADILKKEEWLSQASFYQIFIDRFCMADGNKDKNYINLKWGDIPNAKSFAGGDLKGIISKLEYIKSLGCDALYLTPIFKSPSNHKYDIVDYFEVDPNFGDETDLTNLVKELHNRGMKLVLDAVFNHVSELNDKFQDVISKGKESEYYDWFVIKGDYPCASPLNYEVFAGCTYMPKWNTSNVQVQDYLISIATYYIREFDIDGWRLDVSDEISHDFWRRFRKEIKAAKESAVIIGENWHNASNYLRGDQYDSIMNYAFTKAALDYFAYGQLDAQGMANKLNDILARNTDTVNDMMLNLLDSHDTDRFFSEVHEDRKKLKAALALLYLFPGAPSIFYGTECYTVGGYDPDCRRCMDFAKDKEDTLNDYIKQLADIRKKCSFQFSGTHIFASEDKKLFCLKRQGRNGDVMLYINESESIGKEKDIQVAPGDFRLFVCGGEVL from the coding sequence ATGAATCAGTTTGCACTTTTACACATTACAGATTCGGAATACTGTTTTCCTGTATCTGAAAATGAAATTGTCATAAGGCTTCGTACAGCTAAAAATGACATTGAAAGAGCATATATCATCTACGAAAGCAAATATGTTATTGGCAATAGTCAGCAAAAGCTTCAGATGAAAAAGGAACTTTCAGGAGAGCTTTACGACTATTACTCTATCAGGCTTAAATTGGAAGACACCAGACTTGCCTATGTCTTTTACCTTTATGATGGAAAAGAGTATTACTATTTTTCTGAGGATGGCGCAACACTCACATATGATTTCACCAAGGGCTTTTACAATTTCTTCCAGTATCCCTACATTAACAGCGCCGATATCTTAAAAAAAGAAGAGTGGTTATCACAGGCCAGCTTTTATCAGATCTTTATCGACAGATTCTGCATGGCAGATGGAAACAAAGATAAGAACTATATTAACCTTAAGTGGGGCGACATTCCTAATGCCAAGAGTTTTGCGGGTGGCGATCTGAAAGGGATCATCTCCAAACTCGAATATATAAAGTCACTTGGATGTGATGCTCTTTACCTTACACCTATTTTCAAATCTCCGTCCAACCACAAGTATGATATTGTGGATTACTTTGAAGTAGATCCAAATTTTGGGGATGAGACAGATCTTACGAATCTGGTAAAAGAACTACATAACAGGGGAATGAAGCTGGTTCTGGATGCAGTTTTTAACCACGTAAGTGAGCTTAACGATAAATTCCAAGATGTAATATCAAAGGGAAAAGAGTCTGAGTATTACGACTGGTTTGTTATAAAAGGCGATTATCCTTGTGCTTCGCCGCTGAACTATGAGGTTTTTGCAGGATGTACATATATGCCCAAGTGGAATACATCAAACGTCCAAGTTCAAGATTATCTTATCTCTATCGCTACCTATTATATCAGGGAGTTTGACATAGATGGGTGGAGACTGGATGTATCTGATGAAATCAGCCATGATTTCTGGAGAAGGTTTCGAAAGGAAATTAAAGCAGCCAAAGAATCGGCAGTGATCATAGGCGAAAACTGGCATAATGCAAGTAATTACCTTAGGGGCGATCAGTACGACAGCATTATGAATTATGCATTTACTAAGGCTGCCTTAGATTATTTTGCTTATGGACAGTTGGATGCTCAGGGAATGGCCAATAAACTTAACGATATCCTGGCCAGAAATACTGATACCGTTAATGACATGATGCTTAACCTCCTTGATAGTCATGACACAGACAGATTTTTTAGCGAAGTTCATGAGGATAGAAAGAAACTTAAGGCTGCGCTGGCTCTTTTGTATTTGTTTCCTGGTGCGCCATCGATTTTTTATGGAACGGAGTGCTATACTGTTGGAGGCTATGATCCGGACTGCAGAAGATGCATGGATTTTGCAAAAGATAAAGAGGATACTCTTAATGACTATATAAAACAGTTGGCAGATATAAGAAAAAAGTGCAGCTTCCAGTTTAGCGGCACCCATATTTTTGCTTCGGAGGATAAAAAGCTCTTTTGCCTAAAGAGGCAGGGCAGAAATGGTGACGTGATGCTGTATATAAATGAATCAGAAAGCATTGGAAAAGAAAAAGATATTCAGGTAGCACCTGGAGACTTCAGATTATTTGTTTGTGGAGGAGAAGTTTTATGA
- a CDS encoding LacI family DNA-binding transcriptional regulator has product MANEKKATVRDIAAKAGVSVATVSYVLNDKKDTKISDVTRKKVLQVANLLNYSIPEKYKNIDARKGAYTIGVMYTLMADTPSRNAEILSLINLLAGRFFRIGFNCQLIPLEFTAEYQKPIDGLDGIIAIDLEESVFKQMSGQYFIPILCLDMMINDFLFYQIHTDMESIASQAKEILGEDYCLVIDKYNNKRYCDYLLADLPRENVFFFSDLEGSDYSMLKGKKVLVYGMQLGMIIRQNAKCKDLVVVSGEDNPHIYFKDLKTIHYDIEKKANLTMNIMMNAIEKKFDVKHEYKVF; this is encoded by the coding sequence ATGGCCAACGAAAAGAAAGCTACTGTCCGGGATATTGCTGCTAAGGCCGGTGTATCGGTAGCTACAGTTTCATATGTACTTAATGACAAAAAGGATACCAAGATAAGTGATGTAACCAGAAAGAAAGTATTGCAGGTTGCAAATCTGCTCAACTACAGTATTCCTGAGAAGTACAAGAATATAGATGCAAGAAAGGGTGCCTATACTATCGGCGTCATGTATACGCTTATGGCGGATACTCCCTCCAGAAACGCAGAGATTCTCTCTCTTATAAATCTTTTGGCCGGCAGGTTTTTCAGGATTGGATTCAACTGCCAGCTCATTCCTCTTGAATTTACAGCGGAATATCAGAAGCCCATAGATGGTCTGGATGGAATAATAGCTATAGACCTGGAAGAATCTGTGTTCAAGCAGATGTCCGGACAGTACTTTATTCCTATCCTATGCCTTGACATGATGATCAATGATTTTCTTTTTTATCAGATACATACTGATATGGAAAGTATCGCTTCACAGGCCAAAGAGATTCTGGGTGAGGATTACTGCCTTGTTATTGATAAGTACAACAATAAAAGATATTGCGATTACCTGCTGGCAGATCTTCCAAGAGAAAATGTTTTCTTTTTCTCAGATTTAGAAGGCAGTGACTATTCTATGCTAAAGGGCAAAAAGGTCCTTGTTTATGGTATGCAGCTGGGAATGATAATCCGTCAGAATGCCAAATGCAAGGACCTGGTTGTAGTTTCCGGTGAAGATAATCCTCATATTTATTTCAAGGATCTTAAGACCATCCATTATGATATTGAGAAGAAGGCCAATCTGACCATGAATATCATGATGAATGCCATAGAAAAAAAATTTGATGTTAAGCACGAATATAAGGTATTTTGA
- a CDS encoding TetR/AcrR family transcriptional regulator encodes MNKNESKYFKSAEKMHTALLTLLDSKDFELISVKEICENAGVNRSTFYLHYDNVNDLLQETVEAVYKDFFGRFGAEGPGALDIDEKNEDELFLVTPKYLMPYLDFVEENRKLFYLMYEKNEMMGAEKTYETWFKTIFGPILTRFGVPQKEQPLIMVFYLKGIIGVVTEWVRGGCSESKDEIISVIQKCIIKP; translated from the coding sequence ATGAACAAGAATGAGAGCAAGTATTTTAAGTCTGCGGAAAAAATGCATACAGCGTTATTAACACTTCTTGACAGTAAAGATTTTGAACTCATTTCTGTTAAGGAGATATGTGAAAACGCTGGCGTTAACAGATCCACCTTTTATCTTCACTATGATAATGTAAATGATCTTCTGCAGGAAACGGTGGAAGCTGTATATAAAGATTTCTTTGGGCGCTTTGGTGCTGAGGGGCCTGGAGCACTTGATATTGATGAAAAAAATGAGGATGAGTTGTTCCTTGTAACACCCAAGTATCTGATGCCATATCTGGATTTTGTGGAAGAGAACCGCAAGCTCTTTTATCTGATGTATGAAAAGAACGAGATGATGGGCGCAGAAAAGACCTATGAAACCTGGTTTAAAACAATATTCGGCCCCATTCTTACAAGGTTTGGAGTTCCCCAAAAAGAACAGCCACTTATCATGGTCTTTTATCTTAAGGGCATTATCGGAGTTGTCACTGAGTGGGTTAGAGGCGGATGCTCCGAGTCAAAAGATGAGATCATAAGCGTCATACAGAAGTGTATCATCAAGCCATAA
- a CDS encoding helix-turn-helix domain-containing protein, with product MFKDNLVQMRKVLRMTQEDVAEKLGVTRQSVAKWESGESIPDLDKCKQLADIFGVSLDDLANYEPEENMGFAVPPKGKHLFGLVTVGDKGQIVIPAKARKLFDISPGDQMVVLGDEGQGIAIVKAENFLSLAGMIAKLK from the coding sequence ATGTTCAAGGATAATCTGGTTCAGATGCGAAAAGTATTACGGATGACTCAGGAGGATGTTGCAGAAAAGCTTGGTGTCACGAGGCAATCTGTTGCCAAATGGGAATCCGGAGAGAGCATTCCCGATCTTGATAAATGCAAGCAGCTTGCTGATATTTTCGGAGTGTCTTTGGATGATCTGGCCAATTATGAGCCTGAAGAAAATATGGGTTTTGCTGTTCCTCCTAAGGGCAAGCACCTCTTTGGTCTTGTGACAGTGGGAGATAAGGGACAGATAGTGATTCCCGCCAAGGCCAGAAAGCTGTTTGATATATCTCCCGGAGACCAGATGGTTGTTCTGGGAGATGAAGGACAGGGAATTGCCATAGTCAAAGCCGAAAACTTCCTGTCACTAGCCGGTATGATTGCTAAACTCAAATGA
- a CDS encoding acyltransferase family protein, with amino-acid sequence MRKHYLDNIRWITVVIVVIYHVLYMYNAEGILGGLGKITHLPVQYYDIYQYLVYPWFMPVLFVVSGISARLSLDSHSDKEFIKSRTLKLLVPSTIGLFVFQFIQGYVSMSFGGGFDGLASAGVPKPVIYLIMVASGSGVLWFMHLLWIYSVLLVAIRKIEKGKLLAAGARTPLWLIAMFVFPIWGAAQILNMPIISVYRIAFYFVFFMLGYFVFSNDEVIERIKKIAVPLIVVAVVICVAFAAMYFGDNYADKPINRGFLYALDAYVGSLAMLAGMARFGDVSGSLSKWMSAHSFGLYVFHYLGISSVALIFAKPGLLPAPVCYILSLVAGFAFGYGLYAIISRIPFFRWAVLGIKKEK; translated from the coding sequence ATGAGAAAACACTATTTGGACAACATTCGCTGGATAACTGTCGTCATCGTTGTAATCTATCATGTGTTATATATGTATAACGCTGAGGGCATTCTTGGCGGTCTGGGAAAAATTACACATCTGCCGGTTCAGTATTACGACATTTATCAGTATCTGGTCTATCCATGGTTTATGCCGGTTCTTTTCGTGGTTTCCGGAATAAGTGCCAGATTATCTTTGGATTCACATTCGGATAAGGAGTTCATAAAGTCCAGAACTTTGAAACTTCTTGTTCCATCAACAATAGGTCTTTTTGTATTTCAATTCATTCAAGGGTATGTGAGCATGTCATTTGGAGGCGGTTTTGACGGGCTTGCCTCTGCGGGAGTTCCGAAGCCTGTTATCTATCTGATTATGGTTGCCTCCGGAAGCGGAGTGCTCTGGTTTATGCATCTTCTGTGGATTTACAGCGTGCTTCTAGTAGCTATAAGAAAGATTGAAAAAGGGAAACTGCTGGCAGCCGGGGCCAGGACTCCACTGTGGCTGATTGCAATGTTTGTTTTTCCAATCTGGGGCGCAGCGCAGATTCTTAATATGCCTATTATTTCAGTTTACAGAATTGCATTTTATTTCGTGTTCTTCATGCTTGGCTATTTCGTGTTCTCAAATGATGAGGTAATCGAGAGAATAAAGAAGATAGCAGTGCCTTTGATAGTGGTGGCTGTAGTGATATGTGTGGCTTTTGCTGCCATGTATTTTGGCGATAACTATGCAGATAAGCCAATTAACAGAGGCTTTTTATATGCGCTTGATGCATACGTTGGATCACTGGCAATGCTGGCCGGGATGGCACGCTTTGGGGATGTTTCAGGTTCTTTATCCAAATGGATGTCAGCTCATAGCTTCGGATTATATGTATTCCATTACCTTGGAATCTCTTCAGTGGCTCTGATCTTTGCTAAGCCGGGGCTCTTACCTGCTCCTGTATGCTACATTTTAAGCCTTGTGGCAGGATTTGCTTTCGGATATGGCCTATATGCCATCATTTCACGGATTCCGTTTTTCAGGTGGGCAGTGCTTGGAATTAAAAAGGAGAAATAA
- a CDS encoding alpha/beta hydrolase, producing MIRKEELNLVTEWDKTFKKRDKVDHSKVTFVNRYGITLAADMYVPKDAEGKLPAIAVCGPFGAVKEQCSGLYAQTMAERGFLTIAFDPSFTGESGGNVRYMASPDINTEDFMAAVDFLSLNEKVDPDRIGIIGICGWGGMSINTAALDTRIKATAAMTMYDMTRVNAKGYFDSEDSEEARYQHKAAMCAQRLEDLKADEYKLGGGVVDPLPEDAPFFVKDYYDYYKTDRGYHKRSLNSNGGWNVIGCESFVNQPILKYSNEIRSAVLLVHGEKAHSCYFSKDAYADMIRDSKYADNKELMIIPDAVHTDLYDGGDKDYIPFNKLESFFKENLK from the coding sequence ATGATCAGAAAAGAAGAACTAAACCTTGTAACAGAGTGGGATAAGACCTTTAAGAAAAGAGATAAGGTTGACCACAGTAAAGTAACATTTGTAAACAGATATGGAATCACCCTGGCAGCAGATATGTATGTTCCTAAAGATGCAGAGGGTAAGCTCCCAGCCATTGCAGTATGTGGACCTTTTGGCGCAGTTAAGGAGCAGTGTTCTGGTCTTTATGCACAGACAATGGCAGAGAGAGGATTTTTAACAATAGCATTTGATCCCTCATTTACAGGAGAGTCCGGTGGAAATGTGAGATACATGGCATCTCCTGATATCAATACAGAAGACTTCATGGCGGCAGTAGATTTCCTTTCTTTAAATGAGAAGGTTGATCCTGACAGAATCGGAATCATTGGTATTTGTGGATGGGGCGGAATGTCAATTAACACAGCAGCTCTTGATACAAGGATCAAGGCTACCGCTGCAATGACAATGTATGACATGACAAGAGTAAATGCCAAGGGATATTTTGATTCAGAGGACAGTGAAGAAGCAAGATATCAGCATAAGGCAGCTATGTGCGCGCAGAGACTGGAGGACCTTAAGGCTGATGAATATAAGCTTGGCGGCGGAGTAGTAGATCCACTTCCGGAGGATGCACCTTTCTTTGTAAAAGATTACTATGACTACTACAAGACCGACAGAGGTTACCACAAGAGAAGTCTTAATTCCAACGGCGGCTGGAACGTGATCGGTTGTGAGTCTTTCGTTAATCAACCAATCCTTAAGTACAGCAATGAAATCAGAAGTGCAGTTTTACTTGTCCATGGAGAAAAGGCACACTCATGTTATTTCTCAAAAGATGCTTATGCAGATATGATCAGAGACAGCAAGTATGCAGATAACAAGGAACTTATGATAATTCCTGATGCTGTACATACAGATTTATATGATGGCGGTGATAAGGATTATATTCCTTTTAACAAGTTGGAGAGCTTCTTTAAGGAGAATCTGAAGTAA
- a CDS encoding LysR family transcriptional regulator, translating into MEIKNLRYFLAVAREENMSKAAEQLHVSQPTLSKTLKSLEEELGKKLFVRHSFSISLTDEGMLLRDRAQDLVAMSDKIEQEFNSLDDITGGYIYFGLAESYQIRYLAREIYKLKEKYPNFTYHITSGDTEQVTEKLDKGILDFAVLCETPDSNKYEYVKFPEADVWGAIMPSSHPLARKKSIRVSDLIGQPLFVSEQSWNNEIKAWAKDRFNELKLEGSFRLSYNGSVFARENLGILLTFKDLINTEGTDMVFKPLSPELKSELYLIWNKYQTFTPIAEKFLEQIKKAFK; encoded by the coding sequence ATGGAAATAAAAAATCTCAGATATTTTCTTGCAGTTGCAAGGGAAGAAAATATGTCAAAGGCTGCTGAGCAGCTTCATGTATCACAGCCTACTCTTTCAAAGACATTAAAATCATTAGAGGAAGAACTTGGGAAGAAACTGTTTGTAAGGCACAGTTTCAGCATTTCGCTTACGGACGAAGGGATGCTTCTACGTGATCGTGCTCAGGATCTTGTGGCTATGTCAGATAAGATAGAACAGGAATTTAATTCCCTGGATGATATAACAGGTGGGTATATTTATTTTGGACTGGCTGAGAGCTATCAGATAAGATATCTTGCCAGAGAGATCTATAAGTTAAAAGAAAAATACCCCAACTTCACTTATCATATAACCAGCGGAGATACTGAGCAGGTTACTGAAAAGCTTGATAAGGGTATTTTAGACTTTGCTGTACTATGTGAAACACCAGACAGCAATAAATATGAATATGTAAAATTCCCGGAAGCTGATGTGTGGGGAGCAATCATGCCTTCATCTCATCCCCTCGCCAGGAAAAAGTCCATCCGGGTCTCTGACCTGATAGGACAACCTCTATTTGTCTCTGAACAGAGCTGGAACAATGAAATCAAAGCGTGGGCCAAAGACAGATTTAATGAGCTTAAACTTGAAGGCTCTTTTAGACTTTCCTATAACGGCTCTGTATTTGCAAGGGAAAACCTTGGAATACTTCTTACATTTAAAGATCTGATAAATACCGAAGGAACTGACATGGTATTTAAGCCTCTTTCACCGGAACTGAAATCAGAGCTATATCTCATTTGGAATAAGTATCAGACCTTTACTCCTATTGCTGAAAAGTTTCTGGAGCAGATAAAAAAGGCTTTCAAATAA
- a CDS encoding ATP-binding protein — MVRKIIKIDEEKCNGCGICASACHEGAIDIVNGKAKLVRENFCDGFGDCLPGCPMGAISFEEREAPAYDEAAVKEAQEKKGIVKDMHQCENKMMNEMEQHAAGHGCPGSRFMMLKSGNQEENAPSQDVISRMSTHPSRLMQWPCQIKLLPTQADFYSGAKLLIAADCTAYAYANMHEEFMKGKVTMIGCPKLDDGDYTEKLTEIISNNDIVSVTIVRMEVPCCGGLQRAAENAIKNSGKFLPWQVITISRNGEVLD; from the coding sequence ATGGTAAGAAAGATAATAAAGATCGACGAAGAAAAGTGCAATGGATGTGGTATTTGTGCCAGTGCATGCCACGAAGGGGCTATTGATATTGTGAACGGAAAAGCAAAGCTGGTAAGAGAGAACTTCTGCGATGGATTTGGGGACTGTTTACCGGGATGTCCTATGGGAGCGATTTCTTTTGAAGAAAGGGAAGCGCCTGCTTATGATGAGGCTGCAGTAAAGGAAGCGCAGGAAAAGAAAGGGATTGTAAAAGATATGCATCAGTGTGAGAACAAGATGATGAATGAAATGGAACAACATGCCGCCGGGCATGGATGCCCGGGGTCAAGATTTATGATGCTCAAGAGCGGTAACCAGGAAGAAAATGCTCCCAGTCAGGACGTGATTTCAAGAATGAGCACTCATCCATCAAGATTAATGCAATGGCCATGTCAGATAAAACTTTTGCCGACGCAGGCAGATTTTTATAGTGGGGCAAAGCTCCTCATTGCAGCTGACTGCACAGCATACGCCTATGCAAACATGCATGAGGAGTTTATGAAGGGCAAAGTTACAATGATAGGATGCCCAAAGTTGGATGATGGCGACTACACAGAAAAACTGACAGAAATCATATCAAATAATGATATCGTCAGCGTGACCATAGTAAGGATGGAAGTTCCATGCTGCGGAGGACTACAGAGGGCCGCAGAGAATGCTATTAAGAACAGTGGAAAGTTCCTTCCCTGGCAGGTTATAACCATATCTCGTAACGGAGAGGTACTTGATTAA